The following are encoded together in the Falsiruegeria litorea R37 genome:
- the soxC gene encoding sulfite dehydrogenase, translating to MDEPVKSTSRRAFLKGTAAAAVGSVAGAAAAGTPDPLITELQDWASITGAGVDETPYGLPIRFEADVIRRNVEWLTASPISSINFTPIHALDGTITPQGCAFERHHSGAIELTKGDYRLMINGLVDRPLVFTYEDLERFPRENHVYFCECAANTGMEWAGAQLNGVQFTHGMIHNMEYTGVPLRALLNEAGLGAAGDFKDKWVYVEGADASSNGRSIPMEKALDDVLVAFKANGEALRMEHGYPVRLVVPGWEGNMWVKWLRRVEVTDAAVESREETSKYTDVYEDGTARKWTWVMDAKSVITSPSPQMPITHGKGPMVISGLAWSGHGQITRVDVSKDGGITWETARLGKQGDTKALTRFYLDTDWDGAPMLLQSRAMDETGYVQPTKDQLRDQRGENSVYHNNCIQTWYVNAEGIAENVEVS from the coding sequence ATGGATGAACCCGTGAAATCAACCTCTCGCCGCGCCTTTCTGAAAGGCACGGCAGCCGCCGCGGTGGGCTCGGTCGCTGGTGCGGCGGCTGCTGGTACCCCCGACCCGCTGATCACCGAATTGCAGGATTGGGCTTCGATCACAGGCGCGGGCGTGGACGAAACCCCCTACGGCCTGCCGATCCGGTTTGAGGCTGACGTCATCCGGCGCAATGTGGAATGGCTGACCGCCTCACCCATTTCGTCGATCAACTTTACCCCCATTCACGCGCTGGATGGCACGATCACACCCCAGGGCTGCGCGTTCGAGCGGCACCATTCAGGTGCCATCGAGCTGACCAAAGGCGACTATCGTCTGATGATCAACGGTTTGGTCGACCGGCCCCTGGTGTTCACCTATGAGGATCTGGAACGGTTCCCGCGCGAAAACCATGTCTATTTCTGCGAATGCGCAGCCAACACAGGTATGGAATGGGCGGGCGCTCAGCTGAATGGCGTGCAGTTCACCCACGGTATGATCCACAACATGGAATACACCGGCGTTCCGCTGCGCGCGCTGTTGAACGAAGCCGGGCTTGGCGCTGCGGGCGATTTCAAAGACAAATGGGTCTACGTCGAAGGCGCTGATGCGTCGTCGAACGGTCGCTCAATCCCGATGGAAAAGGCGCTGGACGATGTGCTGGTGGCCTTCAAAGCCAATGGCGAGGCGCTGCGGATGGAGCACGGCTATCCCGTGCGCCTGGTTGTGCCCGGTTGGGAAGGCAACATGTGGGTCAAATGGCTGCGTCGGGTCGAAGTGACCGATGCCGCCGTCGAAAGCCGCGAAGAGACCTCGAAATACACTGACGTTTATGAGGACGGGACCGCGCGCAAATGGACTTGGGTGATGGATGCCAAATCGGTCATCACCTCTCCCAGCCCGCAGATGCCGATCACCCACGGCAAGGGGCCGATGGTGATTTCCGGCTTGGCGTGGTCCGGGCATGGTCAGATCACCCGTGTGGATGTCTCCAAGGACGGTGGGATCACTTGGGAAACCGCGCGTTTGGGCAAGCAGGGCGACACCAAGGCGCTGACCCGCTTTTATCTGGACACCGATTGGGACGGCGCGCCGATGCTGCTGCAATCGCGTGCGATGGATGAAACAGGCTATGTCCAGCCAACCAAGGACCAACTGCGCGATCAGCGCGGGGAAAACTCTGTCTATCACAACAACTGTATCCAAACCTGGTACGTGAACGCAGAAGGGATCGCTGAGAATGTCGAAGTCTCCTAA
- a CDS encoding MBL fold metallo-hydrolase, whose amino-acid sequence MRTLAFLLAASIAMPSWADEDIADQYPGSMLYSKPVEVIPNVWSAIGATAPPTYENAGHNNNLSFVVTGDGVVVINGGAAHGLAKALHDEIKMITDQPVKIVVNENGQGHAMLGNSYWSEQGVPIVAHTDAAHEFEEYGAQILQGMQRYNQDKAEGTFLAGPTETFDDEYIIEMGDYRLEVRYLGPAHSPGDVSVWLPEQSLVIAGDMAFHERMLPIFGDTMTADWLDTWDAEFEPLNATYVIPGHGHPTNMDQVRRYTKDYLVYLRAQIREHIDNGGELADAYYVDQTPYKHLDTYDELATKNAGRVYEQMEFE is encoded by the coding sequence ATGAGAACACTTGCTTTTTTGCTGGCCGCCAGTATCGCCATGCCCTCGTGGGCGGACGAGGATATCGCGGATCAATACCCCGGCTCGATGCTCTATTCAAAGCCTGTCGAAGTGATCCCCAATGTCTGGTCCGCCATCGGGGCCACCGCCCCGCCGACTTATGAAAATGCAGGCCACAACAACAACCTGAGCTTTGTGGTCACGGGCGATGGTGTCGTGGTGATCAATGGCGGTGCTGCGCATGGGTTGGCCAAGGCCCTGCATGACGAGATCAAGATGATCACCGATCAGCCAGTGAAAATCGTGGTCAATGAAAACGGTCAAGGCCATGCAATGCTCGGAAATTCGTATTGGTCGGAACAGGGCGTCCCGATCGTGGCCCACACGGATGCCGCCCACGAGTTCGAGGAGTATGGCGCGCAGATCCTGCAAGGCATGCAGCGCTACAACCAGGACAAGGCCGAAGGGACGTTTCTGGCCGGACCGACCGAGACCTTTGACGATGAATACATCATCGAGATGGGCGATTACCGACTTGAGGTGCGCTATCTTGGCCCGGCACACAGCCCCGGTGACGTGTCCGTCTGGCTGCCTGAACAAAGCCTGGTGATTGCCGGTGACATGGCATTTCACGAGCGGATGCTGCCGATCTTTGGCGACACGATGACGGCCGACTGGCTGGACACCTGGGACGCCGAGTTTGAGCCCCTGAACGCCACCTATGTCATCCCCGGTCACGGCCATCCGACAAACATGGATCAGGTGCGCCGCTACACCAAGGACTACCTGGTCTATCTGCGCGCCCAGATCCGCGAGCACATCGACAACGGCGGCGAACTGGCCGACGCTTACTACGTCGATCAGACCCCCTACAAGCATCTCGATACTTACGACGAACTGGCGACCAAGAATGCGGGCCGCGTCTATGAGCAGATGGAGTTTGAATAG
- a CDS encoding NAD(P)/FAD-dependent oxidoreductase, with protein MKLNRRTFLGTTVAASATLAAPMVLGDGHGKPRVVVIGGGAGGATAARYIAKDSKGAVDVTLIEPTRTYYTCFFSNLYLGGFKEMSDLGHSYGGLAASGVNVVHDWAVGVDRDTKTVTLAGGAQIKYDKLILSPGIDFVDMSVPGWDVTTQNAMPHAYKAGSQTELLKAQLMAMPEGGVFAMVAPPNPYRCPPGPYERISMVAHYLKANNPTAKIIVADPKPKFSKMALFQEGWANHYEGMVDWIGQDFGGDNVSVDASAMTVTIDGEETKVDVCNVIPAMKAGRIADIAGVTDGNWAPVNAADMSTKADPDVYVLGDASQQGDMPKSGFSANSQAKVCANAVRGALTGSKVFPAKFSNTCWSLIAADDGVKVGATYEATPDKIAKVDGFISQTGESADVRKATYQESEGWYSGITADMLG; from the coding sequence ATGAAACTGAACAGACGTACGTTCCTGGGAACAACGGTTGCCGCATCGGCCACGTTGGCGGCCCCGATGGTGTTAGGCGATGGACACGGCAAACCCCGCGTCGTCGTGATCGGTGGCGGAGCAGGCGGCGCAACAGCAGCTCGCTACATCGCGAAAGACAGCAAGGGCGCGGTTGACGTGACCCTGATCGAACCGACGCGGACCTATTACACTTGCTTTTTCTCGAACCTCTATCTGGGCGGGTTCAAAGAGATGAGCGATCTGGGTCACAGTTATGGTGGCTTGGCGGCCAGCGGTGTGAACGTTGTGCACGATTGGGCCGTGGGTGTTGATCGTGATACCAAGACTGTGACGCTGGCGGGTGGTGCGCAGATCAAATACGACAAGCTGATCCTCAGCCCCGGTATCGACTTTGTCGACATGTCCGTGCCGGGTTGGGACGTTACCACGCAAAACGCGATGCCGCATGCCTATAAGGCCGGATCGCAAACCGAACTGCTCAAGGCGCAGCTGATGGCGATGCCCGAAGGCGGGGTCTTTGCCATGGTGGCGCCCCCGAACCCCTACCGCTGCCCGCCGGGTCCGTATGAGCGGATCTCGATGGTGGCGCATTACCTCAAGGCCAACAATCCGACGGCCAAGATCATCGTGGCCGACCCCAAGCCCAAATTCTCGAAAATGGCGCTGTTCCAGGAAGGCTGGGCCAACCACTACGAGGGGATGGTCGATTGGATTGGTCAGGACTTTGGCGGTGACAACGTCAGCGTGGACGCCAGCGCCATGACCGTGACCATTGATGGTGAAGAAACCAAGGTCGACGTCTGCAATGTCATCCCAGCCATGAAGGCAGGCCGCATTGCCGATATCGCCGGTGTCACCGATGGCAACTGGGCGCCGGTGAATGCTGCCGACATGTCCACCAAGGCGGATCCAGATGTCTACGTTCTGGGCGATGCATCGCAACAGGGCGACATGCCGAAATCGGGCTTTTCGGCCAACAGCCAGGCCAAGGTGTGCGCCAATGCCGTGCGCGGTGCATTGACGGGGTCAAAGGTGTTCCCGGCCAAGTTCTCGAACACCTGCTGGTCGCTGATCGCTGCTGATGATGGGGTCAAGGTAGGCGCCACCTATGAGGCCACGCCGGACAAGATTGCCAAGGTGGACGGGTTCATCTCACAAACCGGCGAAAGCGCGGATGTGCGCAAGGCAACCTATCAGGAATCTGAGGGTTGGTATTCGGGCATCACAGCCGACATGCTTGGGTGA
- the dctP gene encoding TRAP transporter substrate-binding protein DctP has protein sequence MKHHFKAMLAAAVIAVSPMLARAETTIRVTLQLPETHSLGQNWNAFKEIIEEKSSGELTVQLFPSAQLFKDKEVPGAVGSGAVEAGSAFLGRFTGAVPAVDVVNLPFFFRDEAHLRAAVATGSPMRNVLDAAVLKETGAKVLWWQAFGRNVYLSNGTAIRTPADLSNQKVRTYGKVLGWTVEALGGAPTLMSGSKQFLAYQQGAVDVGMTGASAVKSRKLHEVMDHMTLSYDSAIEFVAVMNNEFFESLSSDHQQIVLDAAATVEQQLRDAIYAEEDSIVEEMRSRMTVIELTEEERQQWVDATSSVAQRFVNDAGETAAQVVSAVSGM, from the coding sequence ATGAAACATCATTTCAAAGCTATGTTGGCGGCAGCTGTCATCGCAGTGTCGCCAATGTTGGCGCGGGCCGAGACAACAATCCGGGTCACATTGCAACTGCCGGAAACTCATTCCCTCGGACAAAATTGGAACGCATTCAAGGAGATCATCGAAGAGAAATCCAGCGGTGAGCTGACCGTGCAATTGTTCCCTTCCGCGCAGCTTTTCAAGGACAAAGAGGTCCCGGGAGCTGTTGGCTCGGGCGCTGTTGAGGCGGGATCAGCGTTCTTGGGCCGTTTCACCGGGGCCGTCCCTGCTGTGGATGTTGTGAACCTGCCGTTCTTTTTCCGGGATGAAGCACATTTGAGGGCCGCTGTCGCGACAGGTTCGCCAATGCGCAATGTCCTTGATGCCGCCGTTCTCAAAGAGACTGGGGCCAAAGTTCTTTGGTGGCAGGCCTTTGGACGAAATGTCTATCTGTCCAACGGCACAGCGATCCGTACGCCTGCAGACCTTAGCAATCAAAAGGTGCGAACTTATGGCAAGGTACTCGGCTGGACTGTTGAGGCGCTTGGCGGTGCACCAACGCTTATGTCGGGGTCAAAGCAGTTTCTGGCATATCAACAGGGCGCTGTCGATGTGGGCATGACCGGTGCCTCTGCTGTGAAATCTCGCAAATTGCACGAAGTCATGGATCACATGACGCTGTCTTACGACAGCGCCATCGAATTTGTGGCTGTCATGAACAATGAATTCTTTGAAAGCCTGTCTTCTGACCATCAGCAGATCGTTCTGGATGCCGCAGCAACCGTTGAACAACAGTTGCGAGACGCAATCTATGCCGAAGAGGACTCGATTGTCGAAGAGATGCGCAGTCGGATGACAGTCATTGAGCTTACCGAAGAAGAGCGTCAGCAATGGGTAGATGCAACGTCGAGTGTTGCCCAACGCTTTGTGAACGATGCCGGAGAAACGGCAGCTCAGGTCGTCTCTGCCGTTTCGGGCATGTAA
- a CDS encoding c-type cytochrome, with protein MSKSPNLVLPAIGGIALMLGAAYGFSSRNYGADTIALLEDRVEKAEARVSTASDKAKAEAERITALELAVVEAQEQAAKGTNLTSPAPQMDGTYGLGRVAMAEEIAAWDVDVLPDGRGLPVGSGNAFDGEEVFADKCASCHGDFAEGVDNWPVLAGGFDTLADEDPVKTVGSYWPHLSTVYDYVYRSMPFGEAGTLTPDETYAIVAYILYSNDLIDDEFELSNENLADFDMHNKDGFVVDDRPDLEYATWRAEPCMENCKDAVEITMRSVFLVETPPEGGTNSMMNPAKVEGLPSFSADGPSFIPEAAPKPVKAAVEPAPEPAKADDGDALIEAGKKVFKKCKACHQVGDGAKNKTGPHLNDLFGRTFGSVDGFKYSNTFKTALEEGRVWDEASLAEFLSKPKAYMKGTKMSFSGLKKDSDLQAINAYLATFGN; from the coding sequence ATGTCGAAGTCTCCTAACCTTGTGCTCCCCGCAATCGGCGGGATCGCCCTGATGCTTGGGGCCGCCTACGGGTTTTCGTCCCGCAACTATGGCGCCGACACCATCGCGCTGCTCGAAGATCGCGTCGAAAAGGCGGAGGCGCGCGTGTCAACTGCCAGCGACAAGGCCAAGGCCGAAGCCGAGCGCATCACGGCGCTGGAACTCGCCGTGGTCGAGGCGCAGGAGCAGGCCGCCAAGGGCACCAACCTGACGTCACCCGCACCCCAGATGGACGGGACCTATGGCTTGGGCCGCGTGGCCATGGCCGAAGAGATCGCAGCCTGGGACGTGGACGTGCTGCCCGACGGGCGGGGCCTGCCGGTGGGCAGTGGAAACGCCTTTGATGGGGAAGAGGTCTTTGCCGACAAATGCGCCTCGTGCCACGGGGATTTCGCCGAAGGTGTCGACAATTGGCCGGTTCTGGCCGGTGGTTTCGACACGCTGGCAGACGAAGATCCGGTCAAGACCGTAGGCTCGTACTGGCCGCATCTTTCGACAGTCTATGACTATGTTTATCGGTCGATGCCCTTTGGTGAAGCGGGTACTCTGACCCCGGACGAGACCTATGCGATCGTCGCTTACATCCTGTATTCCAACGATCTGATTGATGATGAATTCGAGTTGAGCAACGAAAACTTGGCCGACTTTGACATGCACAACAAGGACGGTTTTGTCGTCGACGACCGGCCTGATCTTGAATACGCGACCTGGCGGGCCGAGCCGTGCATGGAGAACTGCAAGGACGCCGTTGAGATCACCATGCGCTCGGTCTTTTTGGTAGAGACCCCGCCCGAGGGTGGCACCAATTCCATGATGAACCCGGCCAAGGTCGAAGGGCTCCCAAGCTTCTCGGCAGATGGCCCGTCGTTTATCCCCGAGGCTGCGCCGAAACCGGTCAAAGCTGCGGTTGAGCCCGCACCAGAGCCTGCCAAGGCTGATGATGGCGACGCTTTGATCGAAGCGGGTAAAAAGGTCTTCAAGAAGTGCAAGGCCTGCCACCAGGTTGGCGACGGGGCCAAGAACAAGACGGGCCCGCATCTGAACGACTTGTTTGGGCGCACCTTTGGTTCGGTCGATGGGTTCAAATACTCCAACACGTTCAAAACTGCGCTGGAAGAAGGCCGCGTGTGGGATGAGGCATCGCTCGCCGAGTTCCTGTCCAAGCCAAAGGCTTACATGAAAGGCACCAAAATGTCGTTCTCGGGCCTGAAAAAGGACAGCGACCTGCAAGCGATCAACGCCTATCTGGCAACGTTCGGGAACTGA
- a CDS encoding TRAP transporter small permease — protein sequence MLQTIAKVVDGVSETFGIIAGWMFFAVGLFVAYEVFMRYALTSPTVWVDEIARIFQVWGTFAATAYVLKHRQHIIIDLSFRNPDTLGRRLVETFSLLVVVFFGCVAAKYGWDIWLKSTLAGHTTDSYLAVPKMFTQSAIWVGFGLLALQALVEIYQVWAGQTNPQHSDSGEH from the coding sequence ATGTTACAAACCATTGCCAAAGTCGTAGACGGGGTGTCCGAAACTTTCGGTATCATCGCCGGATGGATGTTTTTCGCAGTTGGGCTCTTTGTGGCCTACGAAGTCTTCATGCGATATGCGCTGACCAGCCCAACGGTATGGGTGGATGAAATCGCACGGATCTTTCAGGTTTGGGGGACATTTGCGGCAACGGCCTATGTCCTCAAACACCGCCAACACATCATTATCGATCTGTCATTTCGCAACCCGGACACGCTGGGTCGACGGCTTGTGGAAACGTTCTCGTTGTTGGTTGTTGTGTTTTTTGGGTGCGTTGCTGCGAAGTATGGTTGGGACATTTGGTTGAAATCCACGCTGGCGGGACACACGACCGACAGCTATCTGGCTGTGCCAAAGATGTTCACGCAGTCAGCGATCTGGGTTGGGTTTGGCCTGTTGGCCCTGCAAGCACTTGTCGAAATCTACCAGGTTTGGGCAGGGCAAACCAACCCGCAACACTCAGATTCCGGGGAGCATTGA
- a CDS encoding c-type cytochrome: MTRCSWVLSTVAAALIGAPANADEFGDPEAGAKVYSQCKGCHQVGAGANHRIGPHLNGLFGRAAAGLEDFKYSKSFQRAGASGLEWHAETLDAFLENPRSYASGTRMSYRGLKDETDRKNVIAYLRAFSDDPANIPEADPTATPTDHDIDPAILAIQGDPEYGEYLSSECTTCHQASGGDDGIPSIVYWPEDEFVVAMHAYKNKQRQHPVMQMIAGRLNDEEIAALAAYFKNLDN, translated from the coding sequence ATGACGCGGTGCTCTTGGGTGCTCTCAACGGTTGCGGCGGCTCTGATCGGGGCCCCGGCAAATGCCGATGAATTCGGTGACCCCGAGGCTGGCGCCAAGGTCTATTCCCAATGCAAGGGATGTCATCAGGTCGGTGCCGGGGCGAACCATCGCATCGGTCCGCATCTGAACGGGCTTTTTGGCCGTGCTGCCGCAGGGCTTGAGGACTTCAAATACTCCAAAAGCTTCCAGCGAGCCGGTGCCAGCGGGCTGGAATGGCATGCCGAAACGCTGGATGCCTTTCTGGAAAACCCCCGCTCATACGCATCCGGCACTCGGATGAGCTATCGTGGGCTGAAAGATGAGACCGACCGGAAGAATGTGATCGCCTACTTGCGGGCGTTTTCGGATGATCCGGCCAACATCCCCGAGGCTGATCCAACGGCAACCCCAACGGATCACGACATCGACCCGGCGATCCTGGCGATCCAGGGCGATCCGGAATACGGCGAATACCTGAGCAGCGAATGCACGACCTGTCATCAGGCCAGTGGCGGCGATGATGGCATCCCGTCGATCGTCTATTGGCCCGAGGACGAGTTTGTCGTGGCCATGCATGCCTACAAGAACAAGCAACGCCAGCACCCGGTCATGCAGATGATCGCGGGGCGGTTGAACGACGAAGAGATCGCCGCCTTGGCGGCATACTTCAAGAACCTCGATAACTGA
- a CDS encoding DUF302 domain-containing protein: MKALSFALLMGLASAAWAEGPVTVPFDGSFDDATFAVESAIVGEGLVIDYVSHVGEMLNRTGADVGSDAQIFAAADVFLFCSAVLSREMMEADPMNIMHCPYGIFVAEREGEVMIGYRPYPEGPMKKVEGLLAKIVAEAADQ, translated from the coding sequence ATGAAAGCGTTGAGTTTTGCACTGTTGATGGGGTTGGCCTCGGCGGCCTGGGCCGAAGGGCCGGTAACCGTCCCCTTTGACGGCTCCTTTGACGACGCGACATTTGCGGTCGAAAGCGCCATCGTGGGCGAGGGGCTGGTGATCGACTATGTCAGCCACGTCGGCGAGATGCTGAACCGCACCGGCGCCGATGTTGGCAGCGATGCACAGATCTTTGCGGCGGCTGATGTTTTCCTGTTCTGCTCGGCGGTCTTGTCGCGCGAGATGATGGAGGCGGATCCGATGAACATCATGCACTGCCCCTATGGCATCTTCGTGGCCGAGCGTGAGGGCGAAGTGATGATCGGTTATCGACCCTACCCTGAGGGGCCGATGAAAAAGGTCGAGGGTCTGCTCGCCAAGATCGTCGCCGAGGCGGCCGATCAGTGA
- the hemA gene encoding 5-aminolevulinate synthase: protein MDFDGFFRAELDQLRDEGNYRQFADLERQRGAFPRAKSHDLNRDVTVWCSNDYLGMGQHPKVLAAMHDAIDRSGAGAGGTRNISGTTHAHVELEAELADLHGKEAALLFTSGYVSNWAALGTLAARIPGCVVLSDEKNHASMIEGIRHSRAQKVIWKHNDVADLEAKLAALPANCPKLIAFESVYSMDGDIAPIAQICDLADRYGAMTYLDEVHAVGLYGPRGGGIAEREGLSHRLTVIEGTLGKAFGVVGGYIAASTELCDFVRSFASGFIFTTALPPAIAAGAAASVRHLKQSCVERQAHQSRVAQVRQRLDAIGLPHLENPSHIIPVMVGDPIKCKYISDILLRDYGIYIQPINYPTVPKGTERLRITPSPVHSDADIDVLIDALEALWAQCELARQPLAAQ, encoded by the coding sequence ATGGATTTCGACGGGTTCTTTCGGGCTGAGCTGGACCAGTTGCGCGACGAAGGCAACTATCGCCAGTTTGCCGATCTCGAGCGGCAACGAGGCGCCTTTCCCCGTGCCAAAAGCCACGACCTGAACCGTGATGTGACGGTTTGGTGCTCGAACGATTACCTCGGCATGGGCCAGCACCCCAAGGTTCTGGCCGCCATGCACGATGCCATTGATCGCAGCGGTGCCGGGGCCGGGGGGACGCGGAATATTTCCGGCACCACCCATGCCCATGTCGAGCTCGAGGCCGAGTTGGCCGACCTGCACGGGAAAGAGGCTGCGCTTCTTTTTACCTCGGGCTACGTATCGAATTGGGCCGCGCTGGGCACTTTGGCGGCGCGTATTCCTGGATGCGTCGTGCTGTCGGATGAAAAGAACCACGCCTCGATGATCGAAGGCATCCGCCATAGCCGCGCGCAAAAGGTGATCTGGAAACACAATGATGTTGCTGACCTTGAGGCGAAACTGGCCGCCTTGCCTGCCAATTGCCCCAAGCTGATTGCCTTTGAAAGCGTCTATTCCATGGATGGCGATATCGCCCCCATCGCGCAGATATGTGATCTGGCGGATCGCTATGGTGCGATGACCTATCTCGATGAGGTGCACGCCGTTGGCCTGTATGGGCCACGCGGCGGTGGGATTGCCGAGCGTGAGGGGCTGTCGCATCGTTTGACGGTGATCGAGGGCACCCTTGGCAAGGCCTTTGGCGTCGTGGGTGGCTATATCGCGGCCTCGACCGAGCTCTGCGATTTCGTTCGCTCCTTTGCGTCTGGCTTCATCTTCACCACTGCGTTGCCACCTGCGATTGCGGCGGGTGCCGCGGCCTCGGTTAGGCACCTCAAGCAAAGCTGTGTCGAGCGGCAGGCACATCAGTCCCGCGTGGCGCAGGTGCGGCAGCGGCTTGATGCCATCGGCTTGCCGCATCTGGAGAACCCCAGTCACATCATTCCGGTGATGGTGGGCGATCCGATAAAGTGCAAATACATCTCGGATATTCTGCTGCGTGATTACGGGATCTACATCCAGCCGATCAACTATCCAACCGTGCCAAAGGGAACCGAACGCCTCAGGATCACGCCATCGCCGGTGCATTCGGACGCGGACATCGATGTGTTGATCGACGCGTTGGAGGCCCTTTGGGCGCAGTGCGAACTGGCCCGTCAGCCGCTGGCGGCACAGTAG
- a CDS encoding MBL fold metallo-hydrolase, with translation MRFTRRQLFRAGAGAAALGLVSPRVWAELAIGDSRVSTVSDGSLMLPGDFIFQHMPQEELATLLHQANVPRDRLQPECNVTLYQGGGNTVLFDVGSGPDFMPSAGSVVENLDAIGVAPDDVTHVVFTHAHPDHIWGLLDDFDDPVFANATYMIGRDEWDYWWDPDTVNTIGEARAAFAVGAKRRLEAIEEQIERFDDGQEILPGIAAVASYGHTPGHMSFEVRDGSTAALIAGDAIGNHHVAFRRPNWPSGSDQDAALAAQTRQALFDRMLADELSLIGFHLPNGGIGRAEKASDGYRFIQDI, from the coding sequence ATGCGTTTCACAAGACGACAACTCTTCCGCGCCGGTGCAGGTGCCGCCGCCTTGGGCCTGGTTTCCCCGCGTGTCTGGGCAGAGCTTGCAATCGGAGACAGCCGCGTGTCGACGGTCAGCGACGGCTCGTTGATGCTGCCGGGCGATTTCATCTTTCAGCATATGCCCCAAGAAGAACTCGCCACCCTGCTGCACCAAGCCAATGTTCCGCGCGACCGGTTGCAGCCGGAATGCAACGTGACCCTCTATCAAGGGGGCGGCAATACGGTGTTATTCGATGTCGGCTCTGGCCCTGATTTCATGCCATCCGCTGGCAGCGTCGTCGAAAACCTCGACGCCATCGGGGTTGCCCCGGACGATGTGACCCATGTGGTGTTCACCCACGCCCATCCGGATCACATCTGGGGGCTGCTGGATGATTTCGACGATCCAGTCTTTGCCAATGCAACCTATATGATCGGTCGGGATGAGTGGGATTATTGGTGGGACCCCGACACCGTAAACACCATCGGAGAGGCACGCGCGGCCTTTGCAGTGGGGGCCAAACGACGGCTCGAGGCCATCGAGGAACAGATCGAACGCTTTGACGACGGGCAGGAAATCTTGCCGGGTATCGCGGCGGTCGCCTCCTACGGGCATACTCCGGGCCACATGAGCTTTGAGGTGCGTGATGGTAGCACAGCGGCTCTGATCGCAGGCGATGCGATCGGCAATCACCACGTGGCCTTTCGCAGGCCCAACTGGCCGAGTGGCTCGGACCAAGATGCAGCGCTCGCGGCACAGACCCGCCAAGCTCTGTTCGACCGGATGCTTGCCGACGAACTCTCGCTCATCGGGTTTCATCTACCGAATGGGGGCATCGGGCGGGCCGAGAAAGCTTCGGACGGATACCGTTTCATACAGGACATTTAA
- a CDS encoding YeeE/YedE family protein, which translates to MLETLIDQYGEGWLLLAAGAIIGLIFGAAAYQSRFCLRAACAEVADGVLGPKLAIWLTAFFAALASVQLAILAGVLDVSNARQIAATGSLSGAILGGLVFGTGMILARGCASRLLVLSASGNLRAIVTGLVLTLTAQASLRGILSPLREDLSTLWTIPGGPDRVLFDPHEPMFFAVVALATLAFLTALWFGRQRGLTPLELGAATIVGLAVCGGWVMTYAIASASFEVVAVQSVTFTGPSADTLMALINESSIPLTFGLGLVPGVFLGAMTIALIKGEARIQRFEADLPMERYLIGGVLMGFGSMLAGGCAVGAGMTGGAIFALTAWVAVFSMWVGAVTTHTALNLAARRRSA; encoded by the coding sequence ATGCTGGAAACCCTGATCGACCAATACGGAGAAGGCTGGCTTTTGCTGGCCGCAGGCGCGATCATCGGTCTGATCTTTGGGGCCGCCGCGTACCAGTCCCGCTTTTGTCTGCGCGCCGCTTGCGCCGAGGTCGCCGACGGCGTCTTGGGCCCCAAACTGGCGATCTGGCTGACCGCGTTCTTTGCCGCTCTGGCCTCGGTTCAACTGGCGATCTTGGCGGGTGTCCTGGATGTTTCCAACGCCCGGCAGATCGCAGCCACAGGCAGCCTGTCAGGTGCGATCCTGGGCGGGTTGGTGTTCGGAACGGGCATGATCCTGGCGCGAGGCTGCGCAAGTCGCCTGCTGGTTCTGTCAGCCTCGGGCAACCTGCGCGCCATTGTGACAGGCCTGGTTCTGACGCTGACAGCACAGGCATCGCTGCGAGGAATCCTGTCCCCTTTGCGAGAGGACCTGAGCACACTCTGGACCATTCCTGGCGGTCCTGACCGGGTGCTGTTTGACCCGCACGAACCAATGTTCTTTGCCGTGGTGGCCCTTGCCACGCTTGCCTTTCTGACGGCCCTTTGGTTTGGGCGCCAGCGCGGATTGACACCTTTGGAACTGGGGGCCGCAACCATTGTCGGTCTCGCCGTATGCGGCGGATGGGTAATGACCTATGCGATCGCCAGTGCCTCGTTCGAGGTCGTGGCCGTGCAATCGGTGACCTTCACCGGCCCCTCCGCCGACACGCTCATGGCGCTAATCAACGAAAGCTCGATCCCTTTGACCTTTGGGCTGGGTCTGGTGCCCGGCGTCTTTCTTGGCGCAATGACCATCGCACTCATCAAGGGCGAGGCCCGCATTCAGAGGTTCGAGGCGGACCTGCCGATGGAGCGGTATCTGATCGGTGGGGTTCTGATGGGGTTTGGCAGCATGTTGGCTGGAGGGTGCGCCGTGGGTGCAGGCATGACCGGTGGCGCGATTTTCGCGCTCACCGCATGGGTCGCGGTGTTTTCCATGTGGGTTGGCGCCGTCACCACCCATACCGCGCTGAACCTTGCGGCCAGGCGTCGAAGCGCCTGA